One segment of Castanea sativa cultivar Marrone di Chiusa Pesio chromosome 3, ASM4071231v1 DNA contains the following:
- the LOC142629419 gene encoding uncharacterized protein LOC142629419 codes for MGKSTSSLLFICNRLIIRVCLPFRAFTSHHYCSTIRENAKTPYQNQNQLLKSVRDHCQSGTFKNLDHALGLFNTMLHMYNLPSIVDFTQLLGAIARMKHYSVVVTLIRDMESVGITPNVYTLTVLINCYCHLNRVDFGFSIFATILKLGYQPNHITLTTLVNGLCLRGNIGGAIRLVEEMENKGFEPNVITSKTLVNGLCKIGQTGVAIRLLRKMEKGGFEPDVVLYSMIIDSLCKDRLVNDALNLLSEMMSKGIQPNVVTYNCLVQGLCNSGRWREATTLLNEMGQRKIMPNLRTFSILVDTLCKEGMLSEAKEVFEVMIQRGIEPDKVIYNSLIDGYCLQNQMDKAVKAFNMMVEKGC; via the coding sequence ATGGGTAAATCAacatcctctcttctttttatatgCAATCGTTTGATTATTAGAGTATGCCTTCCATTTCGTGCTTTTACTTCTCATCATTATTGTTCTACTATTAGAGAAAATGCGAAAACCCCATATCAGAATCAGAATCAGTTGTTGAAATCTGTGAGAGATCACTGCCAATCTGGAACCTTTAAGAATCTTGATCATGCCTTAGGCCTGTTTAATACAATGCTTCACATGTACAATTTGCCTTCCATTGTTGATTTTACTCAATTGTTGGGTGCCATTGCAAGAATGAAGCATTACTCCGTAGTCGTTACTCTAATTAGAGATATGGAATCCGTTGGAATTACTCCCAATGTTTATACTCTCACTGTTTTGATTAATTGCTACTGCCATTTGAACCGGGTTGATTTTGGGTTCTCTATCTTTGCCACAATTTTGAAACTTGGTTATCAACCAAATCATATAACTCTAACCACACTTGTTAATGGGCTGTGTCTTCGAGGTAACATTGGTGGAGCTATTAGGCTGGTAGAAGAAATGGAGAATAAAGGGTTTGAACCTAATGTAATTACTAGTAAAACATTAGTGAACGGTCTGTGTAAGATTGGCCAGACTGGTGTGGCTATTAGGTTGCTCAGGAAGATGGAGAAAGGGGGTTTTGAACCCGATGTGGTGCTCTATAGCATGATCATTGACAGTTTATGTAAGGACAGATTGGTAAATGACGCTTTGAACCTTTTATCTGAAATGATGAGTAAAGGCATTCAGCCAAATGTTGTCACTTACAATTGCTTAGTTCAAGGACTATGCAATTCTGGCCGGTGGAGGGAGGCTACTACCTTGTTGAATGAGATGGGACAAAGGAAGATCATGCCAAATTTGCGAACCTTCAGCATACTGGTGGACACACTTTGCAAGGAAGGGATGTTGAGTGAGGCAAAAGAGGTTTTTGAAGTGATGATTCAAAGAGGCATTGAGCCTGACAAAGTCATTTACAATTCTTTGATTGATGGTTATTGTTTGCAAAACCAAATGGATAAGGCAGTTAAGGCATTTAATATGATGGTTGAGAAGGGTTGTTAA